Below is a window of Camelus bactrianus isolate YW-2024 breed Bactrian camel chromosome 7, ASM4877302v1, whole genome shotgun sequence DNA.
tttatttaaattttcttgctCTTTGCATttgtaacatttattgaatgctgtaTAGAAGTTATTTTGTCTGACTGTCATTGCTACTCGTCTGGGTGTTTAAGGATAGATCATATGAATAGTATAAAGAAATTGTTGCACAAATAGGCAAAGAAAAAGGACTGAGAGCAATAGGAAATAATCAGATGAACTAGGGAATCAGCAGTGGGGAGATGGGTGAGATGCTAGAGAAAGCTTGAAGAAATGAAGTCTGTTAGACAAGACTATTAGATTAGGTGGGCATTTTAGGTTTTGATGAATTTAGCAGGTGCTAGATTACAGCAGGCTAAAGAAGGACTGGAAAAGAAATGATACGTAACAGTGGAGAGAATATAAGATTACAGTAAAAATGTAGGAAACGATTTTATTGTGATGGTATTGGTAGTTGGTGGTTTATTTTGTGTTGGTTTTGTGgtgaaactataaaacacttataatcttaaccacttttaagtgtatgGCTTGGTGGTATTAAATGCATTCATACTGTTGTGCAACCAGCACAACCATTCATCTCCTTAAGTCTTTGTGTTATAAAAACTAAAactctacccattaaacaataactcttattctccccttctcccagcccttGACAACCACCATCTTACtttgtctctatgattttgactactcttaAGTACCTCATCTAAGTAGAattatacagtgtttgtctttttgtgactagcttacttcacttagtataatgtcctcaaggttcatccatgttgtagagtattaatttcctttctagtgctacttgattttttttctttttgaagaagaCAGGGCCTTAACATGTTTGTAAGGAAAGGTGAGGAGTGACTTTGGAAGGGATAGGCTAGGGAGGAGATGTAGTGATTAAGAGTACAAGAGGAAGAATACTTTTtcctcagaaagaagaaaagagctgaGAATAAGCAGGAATATACATATAGGCCTTTGGCATTGTCAGAGGTTTAGAAATAGCCAAAGTAAAACCAGTGAGTCACGAAGTAGTAGTCAGTAAAAATTATTGTGCACACCACCAAAAAGACAGTTTGCAAACCAGAAGCACTCAAATCAAGTATGGAATGAGGCTCAGTGGTATGCTGTTACAAAGCAGCTCATGTAGTGAGAAGGCAGTGTCTTCACAGTAATTGGTGATTAAgctaaattaataattaaattattaattaatttaaaataattaataattaaactgGTTTTGTCTGCTCAGGGAACTTGCAACTGGTGGTTGTTTGCTTTTGATTTTAACAGCATTAGTCATTTTGTTCCAGTATTTTTACCTAAATTTATTTCTCTCAAAGGTCAAGGTCAAGGAGGCATTCTCATAGACGTTACACTCGATCCAGATCCCATTCTCACTCTCATAGGAGACGATCTCGAAGTAGGTCATACACACCAGAATACCGGCGTCGAAGGAGCCGAAGTCATTCTCCAATGTCTAACCGGAGAAGACATACAGGCAGCAGGGtatgtggtttttaaaagttaatgaaagCTTAGTCTTTCCTGTGTGTTTAAGCACAGCATAATATCTTGCTTTTATGACAACTAGACCACTATTTAAGAGTGGTACTCCAGAAACATCCTTGATTATATGATTATTGTTTATacacatttatgtatattttcttttcttgacttTTGAGCTAGTAAATGAAATTTGGGAAGAAATGatttgttatgagaattaaaatgaaagcTGAATTGAAAATACAgacattaaaaattttactttcgGCGTTGGGGGTCAGTTTGTAGCACAGAAATACCAAAAGCTCAGTAGTAATAACAATAGCTAACACTTACACTGAGCACTGTGCAAAGTTCCTCAATGCATTTAATactcttaacctctctgtcagGCAAGTTAACATATTATAGATAAGGAATTTGAGTCCTGATACATGACACtgaggttggtttgtttttaactgtAGTGGAGTCTATCATGATATTTGAAGTCTGCACATTAACTTTTCAAGGCTGGGTTGTGGGAACATTGAAGGAATATCTTTGCTGAAGAATGGAAATGGAGGAGAGTCTTACCAGCAATTGTAGATAAAGTCAGGTTAAGTACAATTCTATAAGAGATGGAAAACATTTGGATGAAAGTAGAAATGCAGCATTAAACTAAGGATAAATTCTTTGGATACTTTCTGAAAAACAATGTAGTCTTTGTGTATTGGGTAAGCTGTTCTTAgcaaagtatttaatttttgttataaTTTGAAGCTTAAAATCAGCATGTTCATTCAACAGGCGAATCCAGATCCCAACACTTGTCTAGGAGTGTTTGGCCTCAGTTTGTATACAACAGAGAGAGATCTTCGTGAAGTATTTTCTCGATACGGACCGTTGAGTGGTGTCAACGTGGTTTATGATCAGCGAACTGGACGATCACGAGGATTTGCTTTTGTTTACTTCGAAAGAATAGATGACTCAAAGGaggtgattttgtttttataatttgtcattttgaaaattttctgaatgtgCATGATTATAATACTGAGTTACTATTAAAAGTTGATTAATAGCCTCCCAGTTCCATAAACATTATGTCCTCTTTCATTCTCTGACATGATTTAAATTCTGCCTCTCAGTGTTAATTAAAATTGGAATGGCCATTTTCACTTTCCAGCTAATACTTTCTGGTATGGGCATATCCTGATTGAAATCTGGCCTTATAAAGTGATATTAtgtgtttttaatggaaaaagtgaAGTGTATATAAGTGTTCTCTTTTGAATAAGCCTTATTCATGCTCCAAACAGACgattaacttttttaaagaattatgtgTTATTTAGGTTTAatctgtttaattttgtaagtgtcTAATTAGCTCCTCGTGAATACAGagtttttctattctcttaatGTTCATCTGTCATTCTGatctataaatgaaaaataatacatggaAAGAATTGGTacttttaagaggaggtactggggattgaacccagggcgtcatgcatgctaagcatgcgctctaccacttagctataccctTATCCTGTTTAGTGCCATTCTTAATTTGCCTAACAGAATGATCAGTGTTAGTGATTTGAAATAGTGCCAGGAATCATTATTGCTCTTTGCATGAACAGTGTTTGATTATAATATAAGCAGTCATAATAAAAGtgtatctttcaaaaataatagaTGCTATTAGCATCTTGGTGGATAGAGGCCAGGAATGATAttaaacatcctgcaatgcacaaGATAACCACCCATGACACGGGATTAGCAgtcccaaaatgtcagtagtgctgtgAGTTGAAAAACCCTGATTAAGTCTAACAAAATAATTCTGCAAGTTGAAGCATTTATGTAACAGACATTCTAATAGGCACTCcagtgggggtttttttttatttgttttgtttttcactattACATATTTGTGATTTGTTTATTCCTGTTCTCAGTTAAGGGATAAAGGTATAAATTTAGAAATACCAGGACATCTGACCTGAAATGAAAGTTGCAAACAGTatcacagtttaaaaatgtttaatatgaaACTCATTTATCCTGTCTTTTGACAACTCCCCCACTCCTGGccgtaggtttatttctgggtaaaataaaatgaaaatggtgACTTTACttaatttcaaagaatttttttaatgtgttaaagTGGTTGAATTATTACTGCATTTATTTGTATTAGTACCAAAGGGCAAAGCGATAGGGAATGTGAGTACAGATATAAAAACAGGAGCACTTGTTGGCAGATTTagaagttcctttgtatttggaGTTCACTAGGTGGCAGTGTTTTACTTAAGGAATGGCTTGACTTGTTTGGACTTGTCAGCTGAGTTGCAATTTCTGCTTTGAATTGCCCAGACTGAAGCTAGTTACTGCAGTCTTAAAATTATGCGGGCTTCCCTGAGTTGTGTGGTTCCTTCTCTATGGCGGTAGCTTCCCCAGCCTTTCTGCAAAGGCTTGCTTAAGTGTCCATATGTATATTAGAAAACCTAACACTATTGACATGCATATAGGAGCGATTAATATGTAAAATCTTAGCACTATTGCTTGAGAAAGAAGTGTTtagagaattttaatttttgaaatccCAAATGGGAAAATGTAAAGTTTGTTGCAGTTTTAGTAGTTTCTCCTTGGTGAATTATGCATGACTTCCTGTGTCTATACTCCTTTATAGGCTATGGAAAGGGCAAATGGAATGGAGCTGGATGGTAGAAGAATTCGTGTGGATTATTCTATCACCAAGAGAGCGCACACACCTACACCAGGCATATACATGGGCAGACCAACTCAGTAAGATTTCAAGTTTCctaagctaaattttaaaagccagaaaTCCACCAGAAATGTGTATGAAATTTTGATTAATCGAAagacaaaatttttttccctgtaattaGAATTGAGTTACttgagtatatatttttttaatccttttgtgGGGGGAGTGCCTTCTCTGAGGCACAaactatttcttttactttttatatatatttgagcAGGGAGACAAATCTATCTGAGTGCATTTCTGGCTCTTCTGCTTTCTATTCTATGTGACCTTGTAAGTGTCTGTGCTTAGAGAAGGGTATTACTGATactaatgttttttaaaaagccaattttCACTTTGTGTGGAACATAAATAGGTACtaaagggttttggttttttttaaataccaaagaTAGTATTTTTTAAGAGTGAAAGAAGGAATATAGGCTTTCATTTAATGTGTGAAGCCTCTTGGGAAAACGTAGGATTTGACAAGGAGAGCTTACTGAAAACTAAAGTAAAAATGTTGCTATGAATAGGAGTTGGGAAAACAGCAGGAGAAAGGGCTTAGAGTTTAAATTCATTGCCAAAGGTTTGAACACCAGACCTTGAAATTGTTTTAGTGCCGGACCTCTGTGTAAGGTAGGTAATTCTCTTTAATGTTCAGGGTTACTGGTTACTTTTTAATTcttgatgtttattttataattagtcATAAGGACATACATCTTAGGAGCATGGTGCTTCATTTCACCTTATTGAAAAGGTCTTGCTGATTTGGGTGGTGCATTAACAGAAGAGGATTTTATAGTCTGGAAAGTATCTAAGTACCAGTTTGTATTAAATGACATTAGAAGGTAATCATTCATGTTGGTATAAAATTTCCACATTTTTCtgtagtagtggtggtggtggcggtggaggcggcggtggaggtggaggaggtggcagACGTCGGGATTCTTACTATGATAGAGGATATGATCGTGGGTATGACAGATATGAAGACTATGATTACCGGTACAGGTAATGTTTTAACTTGTGATTTCTATACTAAATTAGATGATAGCAGTAGTATTTGGCACTTTTAATTTGTCTAatttatgttaataaaaatatttaaaatagattgtaTATGATGCTTTTCTGAGAAAGTGGAAAAAATGATTTTCTCAAAACAGAACAGGTTAATTTTTTGTCTTTGCCAATACTGTTGTAGTATCATTGGCACATAGAAAACTTCATAGTGATCATCTTGGGtccatttattattttgaatgacAGGGAATTTTTATCTGCCTTGGCATAGTGATTATGTGGTATGCTGAGTAGTCTTTTATTTTCCTACAGAAGAAGATCACCTTCTCCTTATTATAGTCGATACAGATCACGATCAAGATCTCGTTCCTACAGCCCAAGTATGTATACTCTTGCTTTTGTAGCATTAAGAAGCTCATTTCTAATGAATGGTTTATTGAGAAAATTAGGGTATAGGTGACTGTTAATAGTTGAGAAAATATTAGGCAAGTCAAACTATAATTgtcatttgacttaatttttttttttaactctttttcaGGACGCTATTAATAAACAATGATTGCAGTTGAGgacatctttttctctttattttctttttttctctttctcctttttttgtttaattctgGATTTCTCCAAGCTTCTGACCCTTCCTAGTCCTTAAaaagaatccttaaaaaaaaacttttggttTATTTAGCATCTATACTTTGTCCATTGTATTGCTGTTTTCCACCCCTTTTATTGTATTCTTAAAGATGTAATTTTTGTCATTCTGAGTAGTTAAACATCTGGAGTAAAAAAAAGAACCCTCAGTGTTACGCTTTTtgtaaatgatttttctttacttttacaGAAAACTAACTCCTGGCTAAtcaaatgaggaaagaaatgatCTTTTTAAACCTTTTGTGTTAGATATTGTATTAGAGAGGTGCATTTACTACAAActcctttttaaactttcttttggGGAAGTTAGTAATACAAAGTAGTTCAGTCATGTCAAGTTTGTCTGGGGTGGCATGGAGCAGTCAAATAGTTGATTGTAGAAAGTTTGAAGCTATAGAAGAAAATACTTGATCATTTCTTTTGAAGAACGGAATTTTTGAACCCtaaaaattaagtcattttttagagatgaaaagcTTGTGGACTCCTAAAAAACATgttgtatttaaaatacatttgttaaaacttaCAAACGTAAAGTGTGATTTTTGTGTTGAATTTATTGACATTTAATTATTAGTGGAGGACAAAcccttatttattatttagagCAGTTATATACTTTGCTGTTAGAAATTTTGGTTTTGAGACAATGGTTAAGCAGGCTATTATATAAAGTCCTTAGAAGATAGTGTGGGGGAAAGTAGTctcctttcaaataaaaatgaatttctttgaAAATGGGACTGTCTCTTTATTGTTGTACAATGGGAAAATGTAACTGGATTGATTTGAAAACCAGTCCTTCCTTTTTCCTAACATTTTTGCTTACACCTGCATATATAATCAGTCTTGAAAAacccttttcttccctcccttttttcATTGACCAACCTGTAAATACTGAGAATATTCTGTACCAAACCTCATGctaaagaaagtaaataatatggtttattttttcaagaagtttctgtgcttgtaggaaacacacacacttaaGCAGCTGTAATGTGAGAGGAGGCTGTTTTAACAAAGAGGTGGTTGATTTTTGAGGtgacctcaaaaataaaaaggtataaGAGCCTGAGTCTCCTTTGTTTTCTCCCTCAAAGCAATGGGAATAAAATTAGATAATTATGATCTGTGTATTAGATAAATGGAATGTATGCAGTTGGAAGTGCTTCAGACATCTTTATTAAAAAGGTaacttttcaaaatatcttaaaattttttttgccaatAAGGGATATCCAGAGAACAAAACAATCTCTTGTTGGTCCCTAGAGAGTTTTTGTTCGTTAAGCCAGGTTATTAAAGACTAGGAATCACTGCCTTAAAAAGAACATTAATTTGTTCACTATAGTAATACTTCAAAGATTTAAGCTGTGTATCATCAACAAAAGTAACAACATTAGCCACAATCTGGAAGAGAATTAATAACCATATGAAGAGACAGTGaacataattaaaaatatgtagatAGTACATATGTGTTAATGGACAGAAAACAGCAGAGGAGAAAACAAGAGTGAGAGGGATTGAAGTTTAAATAGGGCAGTCCTTGAAGGCTTTCCTGAGAAGGTGAAACAATAGTAAAATCTGAAAGTGTGGAGGGAAGGGAGCCTTGTAGATACCTGGGGAAAGTATGTTAGAGAGTACAGCGAATGTAATGGCCTTAAGGCGGTAACATACCTGGAATTTTGAAGAAGGTTAGAGAGGACAAAGATAATAACCAAGGGCTGGGCCCTCCCTGCTGGGGAGAAGGGATTTACTTACAGTATTAaaaatcttaagatttttttttttttttttttttttttgatggaggtactggggattgaactcaggacctcgtgcatgctaagcacttgctgtaccactgagctattacacCCTCCCCCCCTTAATTAAGACAGTTTTTTCCAACTCACTGAAGGGTAGAAATAATGTTGGTGTTAAGGGGTTGGAGGAGTTTTTTGGTTCTAACTCCTTACAACAGTGGTTTCTGCTTAATCTTATTTGGGTCATGGAGCctttaaaaattttggaaaaagaaatttgcACTCTGTCTTCCTAGGAAAAGTGCACTTAAGAAAAACAACTGTTTACTTTTAGAATATACACCAGCTTTCTAATAGTGGATAGTTAACTTTGTGAAGTGATTGTCAGGAGAAAGGAATTGAGAGGGATTTGCAGAAAACCAGTAGAACATAGAAATTCAGGGACATTATACATATACCTCTCTTAAGGTAAAATCTCCTGTCAAATAGAAATTCCCCCTGGATTcaagaaaaatagtttttttttttttttggaatattcAGAACATTTGAATTTCATAGCACCTTGAGAACTATGAAGCACACGTATTTATTATTTCACTATGGTAATTAAAAGCCTATTATTTGTAATATAAAGAAAGTTTTATATGTTGAAAATGTCTACCCCTGATATCAGACTTAATGCTTTGGCTgtatggattttctttttcccactcAGATAAATTTGAAATTAAGTGGATTTAATGGTCGAAATCAGTGCATTTTTGTATTACATGAATGACACTTTAAAAGGTGAGAAATCTACTATCAATAAGGAATGATGAatatagaaaacaagaaagatctAACTAACTTCCAAGAAAGCAAATACACACATAAATGGAATAACAGACTTTGCCAATTTAAGCTCTCACAAACACTATGTGAGAGGAAGATCTTCTCTGGAAACAAGGTGTTGAGATATTACTAAAGGAAAATAAGCTTCTATTCTCTGAATTATTTATACctcaaagttatttcaaaatgaaattaagataATTTTCAGAAGCAATATGGCGAGATAAAAACTTGATAGAGCCAAAGGGGAAAAAGTAAGActgcatggtattggtacaaaatgTGCACACTATGGAGTCCTATATACTTCACAGTGATTTCATGAATTCTGCCCTACACATACTTGTTATTGACCCTAAAAAGGCTGTCCAATTGGAAACCCATGCATGGTGTTCATAAGGTTAAAAAGAAGGTAAGTTACTTAACATACAAACCAGCTATGAATCCTCACAGCATTCTGTGATGTGAAATCTAGGTACATATAATAATACCCCTTTTTCCTTGGGTATATGTTCCAAGGCTTTCAGTGGATGCTTGAAACCATTGGGTGGCACTGAACCTTACACTACACTGTTCTCTTTAAGTATATACCTGTGGTAAATTTTGTAagttaggcacagtaagagattagtAAAGTAGAACAGTTATACCAATACACTGTAATGAAAGTTATGTGAATGTTTTCTCAAAGTGTACTCCCTTGTGATAGTGTGACATAAATTCCGATGTGTTGAGATGAAGTATGACATGGCATTGTTAGGGCATTGTTGACCTGATGATATATAGGAGGATCATCTGCTTCAGGTGATGCTGGATCATGGATCTATGATGATGTCTATGGTTGGGAACCCTAGGCAGGATGGTGTGAAGTTTATCACACTACTCAGAAAGGCATGCATCTTAAAAACTTGAGTTGtttgtttctggaatttttaatatttctggaCCGTGGTTGACCTTGGGTAACTGAAGCCGCAGAAAGCTAAAGGGGAGGGACTATTATATTTCTATGGTAATTCAATTCAGGAGTAGATTTTCATGGCATAGTTTTCAGACTACTCCAACTATtgcttttttgtgtatatatttgcaAGGTTACTATCTTGATGCAGGGATGTAACTGGCAACATACTTTAAGATGAGTTGGAGATAAAGTTGACAGAACACTTAAAAAAACTCTTCAAAGTGAGGGCCTAAATAGACTCCTACTTCCCCCTCCGAGGTGGACATGGATAGATGGGTAATTGAAATGTCACAGTTTCAGAATATAGAGTGTGGCTCTGAtcactttaatttggaaaagtaaAAGTATATATAAAGGGGAGAATAGAGAATGCTTAATTTGTAGCGTTTCAGTtggaaatggatggtggtgatggttgtacaacagtgaatgtacttaatgccagaGATTTGTGCACTGACATGGAAAATTTTATGTATAGTTTacacgcaaaaaaaaaaaaaaaacccaaaccctgaAATAAATAGCCACACATGTCTAACTTGGTACTCTTTCACTGTGGTGTATTGTACAATTTGAAAGCTGTGAAATGATTAGTTAACCAACTGAGGTAATTAGTTGTAACAGTGCCTGTTACTCCTTACGGAGTAAGTGTCCAGTAAATACAcgtataaatgaatgaacatagAGAAATGATTGGTAAGGCCCATTAACTTATGAAATTCCCAGTCTAAAAGTTCCAAGTTAAAGAGCTGAAGTATAAAAGGAGTATGATATAAGGGATGTAGGCTGAAAATATATTCAATCATGATGACCCTAAAAAGTGGTTCAGAATCACTTTTAATATAAATCTGTTTAATAAAGGAGGAGAAATGGCAATTTAGCAATTACAAAAGTACTGTTAAGTCACcttgaaaattcatttttctgaaaCTGAAATCCCTGATGTCAGATAAGTGAAGCACTGtttgatacttaaaaaaattaaaggaagagAAGTCAcaatggaaagtttttttttgaaatgtaaaaagggatatgaatttatttttaagtactgtacattaaaaatta
It encodes the following:
- the TRA2A gene encoding transformer-2 protein homolog alpha isoform X1, which codes for MSDVEENNFEGRESRSQSKSPTGTPARVKSESRSGSRSPSRVSKHSESHSRSRSKSRSRSRRHSHRRYTRSRSHSHSHRRRSRSRSYTPEYRRRRSRSHSPMSNRRRHTGSRANPDPNTCLGVFGLSLYTTERDLREVFSRYGPLSGVNVVYDQRTGRSRGFAFVYFERIDDSKEAMERANGMELDGRRIRVDYSITKRAHTPTPGIYMGRPTHSGGGGGGGGGGGGGGGRRRDSYYDRGYDRGYDRYEDYDYRYRRRSPSPYYSRYRSRSRSRSYSPRRY
- the TRA2A gene encoding transformer-2 protein homolog alpha isoform X2 — translated: MSDVEENNFEGRESRSQSKSPTGTPARVKSESRSGSRSPSRVSKHSESHSRSRSKSRSRSRRHSHRRYTRSRSHSHSHRRRSRSRSYTPEYRRRRSRSHSPMSNRRRHTGSRANPDPNTCLGVFGLSLYTTERDLREVFSRYGPLSGVNVVYDQRTGRSRGFAFVYFERIDDSKEAMERANGMELDGRRIRVDYSITKRAHTPTPGIYMGRPTHGGGGGGGGGGGGGGGRRRDSYYDRGYDRGYDRYEDYDYRYRRRSPSPYYSRYRSRSRSRSYSPRRY
- the TRA2A gene encoding transformer-2 protein homolog alpha isoform X3, which codes for MSDVEENNFEGRESRSQSKSPTGTPARVKSESRSGSRSPSRVSKHSESHSRSRSKSRSRSRRHSHRRYTRSRSHSHSHRRRSRSRSYTPEYRRRRSRSHSPMSNRRRHTGSRANPDPNTCLGVFGLSLYTTERDLREVFSRYGPLSGVNVVYDQRTGRSRGFAFVYFERIDDSKEAMERANGMELDGRRIRVDYSITKRAHTPTPGIYMGRPTHSGGGGGGGGGGGGGGGRRRDSYYDRGYDRGYDRYEDYDYRYRRSPSPYYSRYRSRSRSRSYSPRRY